One Falco peregrinus isolate bFalPer1 chromosome 7, bFalPer1.pri, whole genome shotgun sequence genomic window, GTATGGGGACTaagaaacagtggaaaaatacttcacccaggtgctgctgccaggcatATTTCTTCTGTGGAAGCCTAGACTGAGGTACTGTTTAGGCAGTCCCTTAATCAAACGAGTTACCACCAGTAGTGTGAAGAGAGAGTGTTTTAAGTTCAGTGTTTGCAGCTGTATCACCTCTTGAGGAAAGAACTATAGGTTCTTTAAATTTCCTGAGGAGGCTCTGAAGTAACTGGCTGGCTGGAGGTTCATTAATCAACACTACTTTAGACAAAGAATAGAGGAAATTccaaaatttgctttctgaCTTGGCATGATAATGGGCTGAAAATTAAACAGATGAAGATTGGTCATTAGCAAAATAAATTCTCCCAGTACCCTATTTAGTCTGTCAGCTCAGGAAACGGAATGTTAACCTGTCAGTTTCTTTAAGTTGAGCTTCATAAATGATAACTTACCTTAAGGTAAGAGTCTCATTCTGTGGATGTGGAGGTCAAAAGTGATGCAAGGTGCCAGTTTAGATTACACAATAAGCTGATTTAAATCTGTCTTTGATCCTTTGCAGGATGGCTGGCTGTGGTGAAATAGATCATTCGATCAACATGCTTCCCACAAATCGGAAGACAAATGAGTCGTGTGCTAATGCAGCACCTTCCCTGACAGTCCCCGAATGTGCTATCTGCCTGCAAACATGTGTCCATCCAGTAAGTCTGCCTTGTAAACATGTTTTCTGCTATCTCTGCGTGAAGGGAGCTTCTTGGCTTGGGAAACGATGTGCACTCTGCCGGCAGGAGATTCCAGAGGATTTTCTTGACAAGCCAACCTTATTGTCACCAGAAGAACTCAAAGCGGCAAGCAGAGGCAATGGAGAATATGCTTGGTACTATGAAGGTAGAAATGGTTGGTGGCAGTATGATGAACGTACCAGCAGAGAGCTGGAAGATGCCTTTTCCAAGGGTAAAAAGAGCACTGAAATGCTAATTGCTGGGTTTTTATACGTAGCAGATCTTGAAAATATGGTTCAGTATAGGAGAAACGAGCATGGACGCCGCAGAAAAATAAAACGGGACATAATAGATATACCAAAGAAGGGAGTGGCTGGGCTGAGGTTGGATTGTGATGCTAACACTGTCAACCTGGCAAGAGAGAGCTCTGCTGATGGTGCAGACAGCACACCGACtctgggggctgcagctctgcagcctctaGCATCCATTTCTGCTAGGCCCCTGCCGTCACTAGATGGTCAGCTGGTGAGTCCTTCAACGCCATCGCCTGATGCAAGTAATTCTCTAGAGAACTCTTTTGCCCACTTGCAAATAAATGGAGACAGTATGGCTGAAAGGAGTCAtaggggagagggagaagaagacCATGAATCATCATCTTCTGGTAGGGTGCCAGCCCCCGACACCTCTGTTGAGGAGACCGAATCAGATGCCAGCAGCGATAGCGAGGATGTGTCTGCCCACATTCAGCAACGCCCAACCTCTGTCCAGCAGAGACACTTGAACGCAAATGCAAGCCAGTCAGGAGCAGATAGACCagtgggaggtggtggggtggtAAGCACAAGTGTAAGATCTAGAAGGCCAGATGGACAGTGCACAGTCACTGAAGTGTAAATCTAGAGCCATGTGATTAAAAACTCAGTCCTGTATCTGTAAATTTTCTGTCCACATTGGCATTGCACTTAAACCTAGCAGTGTGTTTGGTGGGAGGGTGGGGTGAAGGGGAGAAACAGATTTGGCCTGTTTAACTTGAGTCTCTTAACATGTCTCAGCTGGAAGACTCTAACTGTAGGAAACTGGGTTGTCCTGTTAGTGGTTTGAAAGCTGCTTAGCAATGCCCAGTTTTCTTGGAAACgtcttgtgtttattttgtagcattttccccttggagatactcaatCCCTTTTTGGCCAATGTATATCTACTGTACAACTTGAATTGTCTTCATTATCTGACCGTTGCATTAAGTGTCTTACTACTTTCTGCATGGATTGATGTATGAAAAGAACACTAAAGCAATGTGGGAGCAGGCAAGATGTTGGGTGTGAGCAGGATGCTTCATTTAATGTGAGGAAATAGATGTGAGTTTggaattaaaatgtgtttttactAGACAAGAGCAATCATTTACCTTCCTTCaatggaaatgtaaaaatgcTGTTAACTTTTGTTGCAAATCCTTACCTATATACACTCTTCATGGCATTTTCACTGGCTTTGCCATCTAGTCCTTGTAGTTTTGTTTTTGAGGTCTTTCTTGATCTGTCTCGTTTTTGTTACGgaatttataatttaataaaactacattttatCAGTAATCATCTCAGATAAGTCTCCAGTTTAATTGACCTTCACTGGAGgaactttaaagaaaactatCATGAAGCAGCTTCCCGTGTTTGCCAAAAGGGAGGACTGGCTCTGGGTGGTATCTTGATGTTCTTGCATCCCTGACTGGCTGTCTCTCAAAATCAACACTGTAGAAATATGTCTTTCTACTGAAAAATCATGAGTTTCAGGCGTCACACTCACACAAGCTTTAACGGTCACTTCTCATCTGAAGAGCTGATCAACGCACTTCAGTGTTACAGCAGGCAGAAGTACCACACACAGCCttattttaacagcagaaatgctgaaataaaagagTGTAAGGAAGTTATCAAACTTGACCCTATAACAAAGAACGCTGATGTTAAGGACTGCATTGCTGTTCCTCTGTTCTTCACAGGAAAACTAGTCGCAGCCTAGAAAAGGTAGTTTTGTGCTTGTATTAGCAATCTTCCATAAACTGACTGATGTGTATTAAAGAAGGTTAGAAGCCAGATCTTGAAAAGCACAGCTTGTCTTTTCTGTGTATAGCAGTTGTTGTATAATTTCtcaatttgaaaaacagcattaGTTGATTTATGGACTCaatctttaaaacaaagcttATACTCCAATTCTTAGTATATGTATCCCTGAATAGAAAGGGACAGTAGCTGATACATAGGTAGTACACATCTTCAGACAAAAGTTGCTGTAGCAAACAATCATTTGAAGGGAATTAAAAGGGCCGATTTATAAAAATGGTAAGATTTAAACTGTAATGATGGCTGATAGCTCTACTCTTGGGCAAAGCTGTGCCAGCCCTCCAGTTTGTTTCCTCTGCCCACAGATGAGATCAGtcaacacagaaaaatgcagaggagaTTAGGATGGAATAAAgaagatttccttctttctcagctAGGAATGGATGCTCTTGCTCACAGATTTTTACTGTCATCTTCCAGTTCCATAAGGAGCATGGACTTAAAGGAAACAGGATggaatggggtttttttttgttatttgccAGCTGTCTTATTTCTCTGTTTCGAGTTAGCACACACAGTGACTCTCATCAAAGTCTGACTTTGTGCTGCAAAAGCTTTCAGTAAGAACACTTCTGCTGTGTGCACACATTTTACTTCATGTGAGGGTATCTGCTGttgaagaaagcaagaagcaaaatACAAGAATTTGACTTGTTAGATACATCATTTCGTTATTTTCTGCCCAAATAGTCTACAACTACTTTTCAGTGATTATTCTTGGAGGTTCTTGACCAAAGTAGGCAGACCTCTTTAGCTAAACACCCGTGGTGCTGCTTTTGGCTCCTGCTGGCTGACTGCAGCTGTGAAGTACTAAAATTATTAAAGTACTAAAATTAGTTAAAAGTAAGGCTGGTGAGAGCTTAATAGCCAATCAGCAGAGCGGCAAATGCACTCCCCAAATCAAGCTAGCAAAAAGTAGTAATGGGCAATTCTCATATTTAAACCATTACCTTCAGTAGGAGACATCTTCTCCGTCAATTTTAGCTAAGCCACAGCCACATGGCATTATGTGGTTTTCTGTAACGCCATGCATTAAGTAATTTTCAACTTGTACAGCATAGCTAAGAGAAATGCACCGTGGAgcagaatggaaagaaaaaaggaaattaaaatgctatAAAATATACAGCACATCTTCATTTCCGGAACAGATAACCACAGATACAGGAATCCTATGtcatggtaaaaaaaccccaaaaaaccatGATGAACCAAGCATTGAGCAAGAACATCCAGCTTACCTAGATTGCCCGTTGGGTAAGTGTACTTCTGTCAGcagcaaatacaataaaatatctATATGGCTAATCACCAGTGATCACCAGTATCCAGCCTTCAGATACTGGGTGCAGAATCCATGCCCCCATCGAGCACTCATGCTGTCCTGGGTCACAGGAAAGGGAGTAAGCCAGGCATTGCACAATGTCATAGGAAATCTAGCTCACTGAGGGGGGAGCTGGCAAATGAGCCCCTAGGAAATACAAAAGCTAGCACGCCGTTTAATTAGGAGACTGGGAGTATATCAGTTTTGAGgtttctaatttattttgtgcatttagtgcttgcttgtttttagGTCATTTCTGAAAGGGCACAAAAGCTGAGATAAAGCTTACAGTTTTTAAcaattgcaaagaaaatataaatgcttaTCAGCTGCTGGTTACAGGTGTTTGTTGCTTTAAGATGATAAGCAAGTATTCTATGAAATAAAGCATTCAGGTTTTAAATTGGTAAAATGGGATTCCATTTCATCTCACTCAGTCTGGATCTCTTGTCCTAGCGCTAATGGTAATTTAGTTAGGCTTGTTTTCATACAAAGGGCTGTACtttttgaacagaaaagaaaccagagaATATGGTGTTAGGCTGCTCACAAAATCCTTGATCAAAACAAACACCTATAATTATCTTCAGAATCTCCTGTAGCTATGTGTGGTATATTTGTGATTCCAACAAAATTAGTTTCTGTAAccttttctgaaacttttccaAAAGTGCCTTACTCAGTGGGAGTTAATTTGTCCTATTCTTAGAAGCAAATGTTGGCCTTTGATACAAACTGATGAGGATGCCTGGGGAATGCACTTGCTGAAAGGAGAAGCAAGCTCATTGTCTACAAGTGAAAATGGAAAGAGGTCCCCAATATGTGTACATGCAGAGTTTCACTTACTGGCAGCACAGGTCTAGTTCAAAACATGCAAGTAAAACAGATTCTGCTTCCCTGCTACAAGCTCCTCCCTTTTAAATATATACCACCCAGCGCACAGAATACACTGAGTCTTACAGCCTgtcacctgaaaaataaaaataaataaataaaatcatttatGGGTCTTGCTCAGGTTCTAAGCAATTTTCACacccattttaaaaacataaccACAGTGTTAGTAATGGCAAGTTTATTCTCGTTACTAGCAAAGACATAACCAGTTGCCCTTTAAAGCACAACTTTTTTGACTCACAACAACATGATGTGCTGTTGTTTCAAAAAGTTTGATGAATGTGGACTGGAGTGTGCTTTGTAGGTTCAGTGATGCTGGCAGTCTGGAATCCCTCATAAGTCTTGGGGAACTtcatgaaaagcagaacaacTTCATTAGGAAATGGTCAAATTCTGCCTGGCTATATTAAAACATCTGTACTTCAGAAGTAGTGGGTTTTGAAGTCCTTTAGAGCATGGGACAGAATTCAGCTGCACAGGGGACTAACTGagctactggaaaaaaaggggctgggcaggaggaaagAGGCACAAACCGGAGCGCTACTCTCTCCTCGTGTTCCTGTTCCTGACTCTTCTCTAACCTGGAAGTAAAAACTTGAGTTATATTTTTGGGGAACAGAGATTTGAAatcttcctccagcagcagcttcagctgtGTAGGCAAACACGCAGGACCAACAGGGCAGAGTAACCCCCTATTCCTGCCTGAGGTGCCAGCTCAGAACACACctctttcttcagcatttctaTTGGTTGCTTCAGGCTATACATGCTCCCTGCTGCGAAAGCCATATAGTAAAACATctccagcagagcacagcatctGCTTGAAAGCTGCAGAATTTTAACAGGCAATTCAGGTCTAATTCCCATCATTGATCTGTCCCAAGATCCTCACAGGTGTGTACAGTTACCTCACTGTCTAAAACTCTGGAATCTTGCCACACTGTAGAAACCATAACATGTATTTCCATCCAAGAACTGCCTCCTTTTCCTAAGGGATTTTGTTCCACATATCTTACGCTTGGTCAGAGTGAGAATGCATGTCAGTGGCACATAGCCCAAAGCTTCCTCCTTAATATGCTCCCCTAGAGTTATTCGGTCCTGGGCTCAGATCTCAGCCCCTTGCTGCATGTAGAGACAAGTGCATCCTAACTACCAGTATAGGAAACTCCCAGTCATGGATATGTCTGCATGTTCTTGCTCTCacagatatttcattttaagaataatCTGCCGAAGCAGGGATGCAGTGTCAGTTCCTCATTTCTAAAGGGAAAGCCCTTCCCACCGAGTTGTCTAATTACTTGCACAGTCACCAGCATGAAGTGCAGACCGAGTTCCAAATCTTCTGGTTTGCCCAAATATGCCCTACCAGTAAAAATACTCTGAAGTAAGACAGATCCACACACAAATCCTTCCAGAATGCTGAAGCACTCAGAGCACCCAGTTGGTCAAGGACATCCCATTTTGGGGCACGATACATCACAGCCTTCCAAGATTTCACGTAATCCAAGACTCTATGTAAAGAATCAGGTCAGCAGCTTTGCACATGCTCAGCAGCATAGGTCCAGGCTATGGGAATGTGTGGATGCATATGTAGGTTGTTGGTTCCTTGAGCAGTGAGAAGATACCTAAATACATTTGAGGACCTTAATCAGTGTCAGTGAACGAGGGCTGCAAGCTTCTCAGTAAAGTAGAAATTGTCCTGTAAAAATCACCATTAAAATTGAAGTATCATTGGATACACTCAGCAATTACACAAAGAACTGAcaagatgaagaaataaaaccagtcaTCTCACCATTTATCATCCCTTCCAAGCTGCTTAAAGACACTGGTCTTATGTGGGGGAACTCGGATTTTGCAGCTTTAGATGCACCTGTTTCGCAAATAAATCTCATATATTTCAAGCAATTCATTTCCTTACcagttagaaaaacaaaattaacgccgaagaaaataatcttcagcCTCATTCCAAAAGAATTATTGTTCTATTCTCAGCACAGTATTTACCTTTACATAGTAATTTCACTAATCTCCATTCAGTGGGTAATTAGGAAGTAAAGAATGTGCCAGGGATTTCTCTGTGGTTACACACCAAATATGTCTGCCTGACATGAGCAAGAATGTTAATGCCCATTTAAATGAGCAGGTCCTTAGATGATTCCGTTTAATGCCTGCTTAGTGAAAGCTTTGTCTGCAAAAACATCAAGAACATTTCTTACGCATCTGACCATCATTTATGTTTTGGTCTTTTAAGCAATGCCTGCAAATTAGCAGGCCCACCCCATACAGTTCCAAAAATGTCCTTCTCTGTCCTTAGGGCAGCTTCCACTGGTAGCTCTCTTCCCGCTGACACCACCTTTTTCACAGCCCGAATCACGCTGGCTGGACCCTCTGTGTACTGACTCAGCCAGGCTTGGGCTTCTTCTAACGCTGCGGTTCCGTCTGAAGATGACAGCGTCTCCTCCGAGAGCCCAAGGCGCAAAGCTCCCTCGGGATCCACCCGGGCAGCCCCGCTCAGCAGCCGGAGGGCAGCCCCGCTGCCCACGATCCGCACCAGCCGGGCAGCTCCTCCCCAGCCGGGCACCAGACCCATGTGCTTGTGGACGAATCGAATTTCACTCCCAGGTGTCATCAACCTGTCAATGAAGAACAAACACGCAGAGCTCAACCCATGCACGGCTTCCGCTTTCTGCTCACCGGCACCCgattttctattttctcttcccctctgcttccaAAGGCTGATACAACTTGACAGAACTTCGACTACAGCCAGAGCTGGAGTGCCTCAATTTTTACGTCACCCAGCACCTTAGCTGCAGCTTTTTGGCACTTCTCAAAATCAGATACATAGGCTGCCACAAGTGAAGATGCTTAGTGCCCACACTGATACCTGCAGTCAGTTCTAAACAGCATTTGAAAAGAGAATTGCAAGCGGAGGGTACATTACACTTATTCACAGTGTCAACACTGCCTTGTTAATTCCTGTCTAAACCAAAAAGGGTTTTGGTAAACACCAAGCAAACTAACGCACAAAACTTAGTTCTCAAAGGGGTGGATCATGATCTTAGTACCGATCTGCACCAGGAAGGTTCTGTCAGCACCCTGGTGCTTGATTAGCACAATcggatttttttgttgttttttgttccGTGCTTTAGAAGGTCCTTGAGAGTTTGATTTCTAACTGCTCACTATAGCAATGCAAGTCAGGAGGAATGCTCGACTTATGGCTCACAATGTACAATAGAATTGCTTTCTATTCATGCTTACAGTGTGTAATAGAATTGCCCCCCTCCAGAAGGTAAAATCACGTTTCTCTTTTCAAACATTTCACATCTTTGCTTCTTCTCTACAGCCTGTCACCTCCCTTATTTAAGAACACACCCTAGGGCTGATTAAGCTATCTCCCCAgaggagctctgctgcagcagattgTACTGTCTTCACATAGTgttcacacagacacacattaGGATAGTAGAAAAAGC contains:
- the ECHDC1 gene encoding ethylmalonyl-CoA decarboxylase isoform X4, with protein sequence MMLELQERVTELENWKDGKGLIIYGAGNTFCSGSDLNAVKAISNSQDGMNMCMFMQNTLTRLMRLPLISVALVQGKAIGGGAELTTACDFRLMTPGSEIRFVHKHMGLVPGWGGAARLVRIVGSGAALRLLSGAARVDPEGALRLGLSEETLSSSDGTAALEEAQAWLSQYTEGPASVIRAVKKVVSAGRELPVEAALRTEKDIFGTVWGGPANLQALLKRPKHK
- the RNF146 gene encoding E3 ubiquitin-protein ligase RNF146, translating into MAGCGEIDHSINMLPTNRKTNESCANAAPSLTVPECAICLQTCVHPVSLPCKHVFCYLCVKGASWLGKRCALCRQEIPEDFLDKPTLLSPEELKAASRGNGEYAWYYEGRNGWWQYDERTSRELEDAFSKGKKSTEMLIAGFLYVADLENMVQYRRNEHGRRRKIKRDIIDIPKKGVAGLRLDCDANTVNLARESSADGADSTPTLGAAALQPLASISARPLPSLDGQLVSPSTPSPDASNSLENSFAHLQINGDSMAERSHRGEGEEDHESSSSGRVPAPDTSVEETESDASSDSEDVSAHIQQRPTSVQQRHLNANASQSGADRPVGGGGVVSTSVRSRRPDGQCTVTEV